The following are encoded together in the Primulina tabacum isolate GXHZ01 chromosome 18, ASM2559414v2, whole genome shotgun sequence genome:
- the LOC142532540 gene encoding 4-coumarate--CoA ligase 2-like, producing MPSMASVQTQNPEIPSDLVSSQKQSASDQQDHIFVSKLPPIPIPNHIPLHSFCFQNLSQKSDRTCLLVGNTGRSYTYTEVHLICRRTAAGLSKIGVKKGDVIMLLLQNCAEFAFCFMGASMIGGVTTTANPFLTRAEIFKQFNASNSKLIVTQSLYVDKLRDPVDSGNDSPKLGRDFAVVTIDDPPEGCLPFSVLCEADENDVPDVEIDPDDAVALPFSSGTTGLPKGVILTHKSLITSIAQQVDGENPNWHVKEDDVVLCVLPLFHIFALNAALLCSLRVGAGILMVQKFEMGLLLQLIQRHRVSVAAVVPPLVLALAKNPVVDNFDLTSIRLVQSGAAPLGKDLEEALLRRLPQAVFGQGYGMTEAGPVLCLSPLFAKQPFPTKSGSCGNVVRNAELKVVSPETGHSLPRNQPGEICIRGSQIMKGYLNDAEATARTIDVDGWLHTGDIGYVDEDDDVFIIDRLKELIKFKGFQVPPAELESLLLSHPNITDAAVVPQNDEAAGEVPVAFVVAASECQVTEEEVKEFVAKQVVFYKRLHKVHFVNAIPKSPAGKILRKELRAKLHNAS from the exons ATGCCGTCAATGGCTTCTGTTCAAACCCAGAATCCAGAGATCCCTTCTGATCTTGTTTCATCCCAGAAACAATCGGCATCGGATCAACAAGACCATATTTTCGTATCCAAACTGCCACCGATCCCGATTCCCAATCACATTCCTCTTCACAGTTTCTGTTTCCAAAATCTCTCGCAGAAATCCGACAGGACCTGTCTCTTAGTCGGAAACACCGGAAGAAGCTACACCTACACCGAGGTTCATCTCATCTGCCGGAGAACCGCCGCCGGTCTGTCCAAAATTGGGGTCAAGAAAGGCGATGTCATAATGCTGCTGCTCCAGAACTGCGCCGAGTTCGCGTTCTGTTTCATGGGTGCTTCGATGATCGGCGGGGTTACTACTACAGCTAATCCTTTTCTCACCAGGGCTGAGATTTTCAAGCAATTCAACGCATCGAATTCGAAGTTGATCGTCACGCAGTCGCTGTACGTGGACAAGCTCCGCGATCCAGTCGATAGTGGTAATGATTCCCCGAAGCTCGGCCGGGATTTCGCTGTAGTCACCATCGACGATCCTCCAGAGGGTTGCTTGCCTTTCTCTGTATTATGTGAAGCAGACGAAAACGATGTTCCGGATGTGGAAATAGACCCGGACGACGCCGTCGCGCTGCCGTTCTCCTCCGGCACCACCGGGCTACCCAAGGGCGTGATTCTAACCCACAAGAGTTTGATCACCAGCATAGCTCAGCAAGTGGACGGCGAGAACCCCAATTGGCATGTCAAAGAAGACGACGTGGTCCTCTGCGTTCTGCCATTGTTTCACATATTCGCATTGAATGCGGCGCTGCTGTGTTCGTTGAGGGTGGGCGCCGGGATCCTGATGGTGCAGAAATTCGAGATGGGTTTGCTTCTGCAGCTCATACAGAGGCACCGAGTGTCGGTCGCGGCGGTGGTGCCGCCGCTTGTGCTTGCCCTAGCTAAGAATCCGGTGGTGGATAATTTCGACCTGACCTCGATTCGGCTGGTGCAGTCCGGGGCTGCGCCGCTTGGGAAGGATCTGGAGGAAGCGCTTCTCCGACGTTTGCCGCAGGCGGTTTTCGGACAG GGGTACGGTATGACCGAGGCTGGTCCGGTGCTATGTTTATCCCCATTGTTTGCAAAGCAACCATTTCCAACTAAATCTGGCTCGTGTGGCAACGTAGTTCGGAATGCCGAGCTTAAGGTGGTCAGCCCCGAAACCGGCCATTCCCTCCCCCGCAATCAACCCGGTGAAATATGCATCCGCGGATCGCAGATCATGAAAG GGTACTTGAATGATGCTGAGGCAACAGCCAGAACCATTGACGTAGATGGTTGGCTTCATACCGGGGACATAGGCTACGTAGACGAAGACGACGATGTTTTCATCATAGACAGACTCAAAGAACTCATTAAATTCAAAGGCTTCCAAGTGCCACCCGCTGAGCTCGAGTCTCTTCTCCTTAGCCACCCCAACATCACCGATGCTGCCGTCGTACC GCAAAACGATGAAGCAGCTGGTGAAGTTCCAGTGGCATTTGTTGTTGCGGCAAGTGAGTGCCAAGTGACGGAAGAAGAAGTGAAAGAATTCGTCGCGAAACAGGTGGTTTTCTACAAGAGGTTGCATAAAGTGCACTTTGTAAATGCGATTCCCAAGTCTCCTGCGGGCAAAATTTTGAGAAAAGAGCTCAGGGCCAAGCTGCACAATGCATCATGA